From the Glutamicibacter halophytocola genome, the window GAAAACGCCGGGGTGGCTACCCGGCCGGTTTCGATTTTCCGCAGGGTTTCAGGGGAGAGGCCGGCTTCCAGGGCAACATCGAGGATGGTGCGTTCGCCGCGCGCGCGTCGCAGGATGGACCCAAGGACCTTCCCTTGTTCAAGTTCTTTGGCGGTGAGCGGTAATCTGACCATAAGAAAATTATAGTACCGGTACTATATGACCGGTATAGTTATTGGCATGATTGAAATTCTCACACCTGCAGAAGTTGACCGGGCCCGCGATACCGGGGCGCTGGTCGGAACCATACTTGCGACGCTCAAGCAGCGGGTCAAGGCCGGTACGAACCTGTTGGAGATTGATGCCTGGACCAAGGAGATGATCCTGGAAGCAGGCGCAGAGTCCTGCTACGTCGATTACGCTCCCTCCTTCGGCAACGGCCCGTTCGGGCACTATATCTGCACCGGAGTCAATGATGCCGTGCTGCACGGCCTGCCCCGCGACTACGCCTTGGCGGAGGGAGACCTGCTGAGCTTGGACTTGGCCATCAAGCTGCGCGGATTTGCAGCGGATGCAGCGATCAGCTTTGTGGTGGGTTCCGAGGGAACTGCCGAAGACCGGAAACTGATCGAAACCACCCAGCGCGCACTGGCGGCAGGCATTGCAGCGGCTTCTCCGGAGGCAAAGATCGGCGATCTTTCTTATGCAATGGGGGCGGTGCTCAAAGCCGCTGGCTACAAGGTGAACCTCGAATTCGGCGGTCATGGCATTGGTTCGACCATGCACCAGGACCCGCATGTTTCCAACGACGGCCGCCCTGGCCGAGGCTACAAGTTGCGTGCCGGGCTGTTGCTGGCATTGGAGCCATGGGTCATGACGAATACCGACAAGCTCATCATGGACAAGGATGGGTGGACATTGCGCAGCTCCACCGGATGCCGGACCGCGCATACCGAACACACCATCGCCATCACCGAAACCGGCGCAGAAATTCTGACCCTGCCTCGCGCCTAGATCCACCAGGCCTTCGGGCCCTGCGGCCTGTACGGGGACCGCCGGCCATGGGAAAGCACACCGGCCCGATGCGAGCGGCAATGTTCGGTATGAGCCGCTGTGCACAGCATTGCCCCATTCAGCGGTTTCTACTGCGCCCTCGGCCGGCGGGTTGGCGTTCCGCCGGTTATTGAATTGCCCTAGCTGGAGATTTTGGTTCGAAAGGCACGGGTCGCTGCGCCCCAGCTCAGCAGCGCGATGGCAACGAGCCAAGCCAAGGCGATCGGGAGATTGGTTCCCACTGGCTCCTGCGCCAACAGGGCTCTGAGGGACTCGACGATTGCGGTGATCGGCTGATGCTCGGCAAACCATGCCACCGGAGCTGGCATGGAATCGGTGGGCACGAATGCTGATGAGATAAAGGGCAGGAAGATGAGCGGATAGCTGAAGGCGCTTGCTCCATCAACGGATTTTGCACTGAGCCCAGCAAGGACTGCAATCCAAGTCATCGACAAGGTGACAAGGCACAGCAATCCAATGACCGCCAGCCACTGGGCGAACGAGGCGCTCGTGCGAAACCCCATGATGAGAGCTACGGCCAGCACCAAAGCCATCGAGACCAAATTGGATATCAAGGACGTAGCCACATGGCTCCACAGGACGCTTGAGCGCGAGATGGGCATGGCGCGCAGGCGCTGCACCAGCCCGTCACGCACGTCCAGAAATAGCCGGTAAGAAGTGTAGGCAACACCTGAGGCGATCGTGATAATCAGGATTCCAGGCAGCAGGTAATTCACATAGGGCCCGGTGGTTTGCGTATTTATAGCACCGCCGAAGACGTAGGCAAACAGCAGCAGCATGGCAACCGGTGTCACCGCGGTGGTGATGATGGTGTCGGGGCTGCGCAAGATGTGTCGCATTGAGCGGCCGGTGAGAATTCGGGTTTCGTGCAAGGACGCGATGCTCATGATTCGCTCCGCTCTGGCCGCGGTGCGCGGCTGATGAGCTCGAGGAAAATCTCCTCAAGCGTGGGTTTTTTGGTGATCAGCTCCGTTGGCGCTGGCGGTAGCAATGCCTGAAGCTGGGGGAGCGTTCCTTGATGGATGATCGATCCCTCGTGCAGGATTGCAATCCAGTCCGCCAGGGCCTCGGCTTCATCGAGGTATTGCGTGGTGAGCAGGATGGTTGTTCCGCCCGCCGCCAAGTTGCGGATGGATTCCCAGGTTTCGCGACGTGCCTGCGGATCCAGCCCGGTGGTTGGCTCATCGAGGAGGATGAGATCGGGGGAGCCGATAAGGCTCATGGCAATATCCAGCCTTCGCCGCATGCCACCCGAGTAGGTGCCAGCGGGTCGGTTCGAGGCTTCGGCGAGGCCAAAGCGTTCCAGCAGCGCGTCGGCGGCGGCCGTCGCGTCTGCTACCCGACGCAGCCGGGCGATGAGGGTGAGGTTTTCGCGACCTGTAAGAACGTCATCGACCGCTGCGAACTGTCCGGTCAGGCTGATGGACTTGCGTACTTTCCCCGGGGATTGGGAAACATCGTTCCCGCAGACCTTGATCGACCCTGAATCTGCGGGAAGCAGGGTCGCGAGAATGCGCACAAGTGTGGTTTTCCCGGCGCCGTTGGAACCTAGCAAGGCAAAAATGCTGCCCGCTGGGACGGAAAATTCAACTCCGTCGAGGACTTGGTGGTCCTTGAATGATTTGGCCATTCCATGGACCTCGACAGCGGGACTCTTAGCGAGGGTTGCGTTCATGATCATTCACCTCAGGTGTCTTGTTCGGCTTCGTTGATGGTTTCTGCCAGGCGCTTGCGTTCCTTGTCGGTCCAGCGCTGGCCGCCGTAGGCAGATGCGAAATCGTCGGCAAAATCAGCAGGATCGCTGCCTGTGATTTCACGCAGGGCGGTGCCATTTGCGGCCGCCTGTTCAAATAGGTCGGCGAGGTCGGTGAACATCGTGACCATGGTGTCCCCATCGGTGATCCCGCTTTGGGCCAGCAGGTATCGATGGATGCCGAGGGCGGCCTTGGCGTAGGGCTGGGGCAATGATTTGAGGCGAGTGCTCTGTGCCTTGTACTGCTTCTTTTGCTCGAGGGAGCCGGTGATGTTTTCAATCCATTTGGCGGTCATGATTTTTTGCTTTCGTCGTTGCTGTCGGGTTGGGGCAGGGCATTGATGCGGGAGACTAGTACGTTCCAGGTAGCCCAAAAGTCGGAGAGCTGCTGTTGTCCGGTGTCGTTCAAGGTGAAGACCTTGCGTGGCGGCCCCTTTTCGGAGGGCACTTTTTCAACTGAAACCAATTTCTTCTGCTCAATGCGCACCAGGAGCGCATAAATGGTTCCTTCAGCGAGATCTGTGAAACCGCGATCCCGCAATCCGGTGGTGATCTCGTAGCCGTAGGCCGGACGTTCGGCCAAGATGGCCAAGACGATCCCTTCCAGGGTTCCTTTGAGCATCTCGGTCATTTGTGATGCCATTGCGAACCTCCTATCTACTTAGTGTTATTGAGTACAAGTAGATAGTAGAACTAAGTAGCGGTATTTAGCAACACTTAGTACCGAAAATTTTTTTGCAGAGGCCTGGTGCGCGTTTCCAAAGAACGGCGTGACAAGCGCAAATCAAAAGCGCTGCAAGAACAACTAGGTCGGTAGGGTAGGAAACAGGCAACCACCGAGGAGAAAGCCGCCGCATGCAATCCACACAGCTTTGGGAATTGGTGAGAAGCGAGCGCCAAAGGCTTTCGCTGCTCTTGAAGGACCTCGACCCGGACCAGTGGCAAACCACAACGTTGAGCCAGGATTGGAGCGTTCGCCATGTAGCCGCGCACCTCGCAGCGGCAGGTTCAACCGGGACTGGCCAATGGCTGCTGAATATGCTGCTCAGCGGATTCAATGCTGATCGGCACAACGATCGGCTCTTGAAAAAATATTGGGGAACCTCGGCAAAACAAACCCTGGAAAACTTCAATAGATCTTGCAATCAATCCAGGGCGGTTTTCAATTCGGTGCCGGGTTTGCTGGGAGAAATCGTGGTCCACGGCCAGGACGTTGCCGTCGCGCTGGGCCTGAATCTGGAACCAGACCCTGCCGCGGTTCATGAAGTTGCCCGGTTCTATTCCACACAGGATTTTGCCGTTAACAGCAAAACCTTGATCAAAGGCCTCAAGCTCATCGCCACGGACGACTCCTTCACTGCCGGGCACGGAGCTGTGGTGCGCGGCCCGCTACTGGATCTGGTGATGGTTATGGCAGGCAGGCCAGCATTCCTGCAGCAGCTGGAGGGCGAGGCAGTCGAGGAACTGCGCTTGAGGCTTGTGTAAGGTCGGGAGCGCAAAAAGCATCGCGCCGCACGAATACTGTGCGACGCG encodes:
- a CDS encoding helix-turn-helix domain-containing protein, translating into MVRLPLTAKELEQGKVLGSILRRARGERTILDVALEAGLSPETLRKIETGRVATPAFSTIAAVAAVLNLSLDSIWSSLNQPSEINPPSPRSGQLAHR
- the map gene encoding type I methionyl aminopeptidase, coding for MIEILTPAEVDRARDTGALVGTILATLKQRVKAGTNLLEIDAWTKEMILEAGAESCYVDYAPSFGNGPFGHYICTGVNDAVLHGLPRDYALAEGDLLSLDLAIKLRGFAADAAISFVVGSEGTAEDRKLIETTQRALAAGIAAASPEAKIGDLSYAMGAVLKAAGYKVNLEFGGHGIGSTMHQDPHVSNDGRPGRGYKLRAGLLLALEPWVMTNTDKLIMDKDGWTLRSSTGCRTAHTEHTIAITETGAEILTLPRA
- a CDS encoding ABC transporter permease, giving the protein MSIASLHETRILTGRSMRHILRSPDTIITTAVTPVAMLLLFAYVFGGAINTQTTGPYVNYLLPGILIITIASGVAYTSYRLFLDVRDGLVQRLRAMPISRSSVLWSHVATSLISNLVSMALVLAVALIMGFRTSASFAQWLAVIGLLCLVTLSMTWIAVLAGLSAKSVDGASAFSYPLIFLPFISSAFVPTDSMPAPVAWFAEHQPITAIVESLRALLAQEPVGTNLPIALAWLVAIALLSWGAATRAFRTKISS
- a CDS encoding ABC transporter ATP-binding protein; translation: MNATLAKSPAVEVHGMAKSFKDHQVLDGVEFSVPAGSIFALLGSNGAGKTTLVRILATLLPADSGSIKVCGNDVSQSPGKVRKSISLTGQFAAVDDVLTGRENLTLIARLRRVADATAAADALLERFGLAEASNRPAGTYSGGMRRRLDIAMSLIGSPDLILLDEPTTGLDPQARRETWESIRNLAAGGTTILLTTQYLDEAEALADWIAILHEGSIIHQGTLPQLQALLPPAPTELITKKPTLEEIFLELISRAPRPERSES
- a CDS encoding DUF1048 domain-containing protein; its protein translation is MTAKWIENITGSLEQKKQYKAQSTRLKSLPQPYAKAALGIHRYLLAQSGITDGDTMVTMFTDLADLFEQAAANGTALREITGSDPADFADDFASAYGGQRWTDKERKRLAETINEAEQDT
- a CDS encoding PadR family transcriptional regulator, whose product is MASQMTEMLKGTLEGIVLAILAERPAYGYEITTGLRDRGFTDLAEGTIYALLVRIEQKKLVSVEKVPSEKGPPRKVFTLNDTGQQQLSDFWATWNVLVSRINALPQPDSNDESKKS
- a CDS encoding maleylpyruvate isomerase family mycothiol-dependent enzyme, which codes for MQSTQLWELVRSERQRLSLLLKDLDPDQWQTTTLSQDWSVRHVAAHLAAAGSTGTGQWLLNMLLSGFNADRHNDRLLKKYWGTSAKQTLENFNRSCNQSRAVFNSVPGLLGEIVVHGQDVAVALGLNLEPDPAAVHEVARFYSTQDFAVNSKTLIKGLKLIATDDSFTAGHGAVVRGPLLDLVMVMAGRPAFLQQLEGEAVEELRLRLV